A region of Polyangiaceae bacterium DNA encodes the following proteins:
- the mvaD gene encoding diphosphomevalonate decarboxylase has translation MKPVRAVACSNIALAKYWGKADVARNLPATPSLSLTLAGLRTLTEVELDPSLGADEGTLGDAPLAGRPLARVVELLERLRQRAGVSTRARVVSKNDFPTAAGLASSASGFAALALAASRAYGLELSLEELSAVARASSASAARSLFGGFAALPAGAERAERVAAVAHFPLSMVVTLTAKGPKSVGSTEGMQHTAATSPYYPPWVAHAPALFEEVRQGVLGRDIERLGAAMEQSALMMHASMLAASPAVIYFQPTTLAVMTAVRELRQAGTPAYYTMDAGPHVKVLTLPEHAARVVQAVEAVPGVERSIVTGAGPDAALTDEDPRSLA, from the coding sequence ATGAAGCCGGTTCGCGCCGTCGCGTGCTCGAACATCGCCCTCGCCAAGTATTGGGGGAAGGCAGACGTCGCCCGGAACCTGCCCGCCACGCCCAGCCTCTCGCTCACGCTGGCCGGCCTGCGCACGCTCACCGAGGTCGAGCTCGACCCGAGCCTCGGCGCGGACGAGGGCACCCTCGGCGACGCGCCGCTCGCGGGGCGCCCGCTCGCCCGCGTGGTCGAGCTGCTCGAGCGCCTGCGCCAGCGCGCCGGCGTCTCGACCCGCGCGCGCGTGGTGAGCAAGAACGACTTCCCAACGGCGGCGGGGCTGGCCTCGAGCGCCTCGGGCTTCGCGGCCCTCGCCCTCGCCGCATCGCGCGCCTACGGGCTCGAGCTCTCGCTGGAGGAGCTGAGCGCCGTGGCGCGCGCGTCGAGCGCCTCGGCGGCGCGCTCGCTGTTCGGCGGCTTCGCCGCGCTCCCCGCCGGCGCCGAGCGCGCCGAACGCGTCGCGGCGGTCGCTCACTTCCCGCTCTCGATGGTGGTCACGCTCACGGCGAAGGGACCGAAGTCCGTCGGCTCCACCGAAGGCATGCAGCACACCGCGGCGACCAGCCCCTATTACCCGCCCTGGGTCGCGCACGCGCCGGCGCTGTTCGAAGAGGTGCGCCAGGGCGTGCTCGGTCGGGACATCGAGCGCCTCGGCGCGGCGATGGAGCAGAGCGCGCTGATGATGCACGCTTCGATGCTCGCCGCGAGCCCGGCAGTGATCTACTTCCAGCCCACCACGCTGGCCGTCATGACGGCGGTGCGCGAGCTGCGGCAGGCGGGAACGCCGGCGTATTACACGATGGACGCCGGGCCCCACGTCAAGGTGCTGACGCTGCCCGAGCACGCCGCGCGGGTGGTGCAGGCCGTCGAAGCCGTGCCCGGCGTGGAGCGCAGCATCGTGACCGGCGCGGGCCCGGACGCCGCGCTCACCGACGAAGATCCGCGGAGTCTCGCGTGA
- the mvk gene encoding mevalonate kinase, giving the protein MARACGKVILLGEHAVVYGVPAIAAGIERGAEASAQHAEVSLLWLGEARISAADDSDLGRAFAALVRELGAAPAVVRATSELPVGAGLGSSAALGVAIARAVLELGGGGPEARVLAAASAWERVFHGNPSGIDTAAAAHGGCIWYTKQGGTEPLALGSTLTLAIAVAGPPASTKAMVESVARLGERRPEVFRKSLAGIESLVKNARLALEAGDVTGLGRLLDLNQMLLSGLMVSTEEIETACRVAREAGALGAKLTGAGGGGAVIALCEADPEPVLDAWRRQGLTCFSTRVAARVGGT; this is encoded by the coding sequence ATGGCCAGGGCCTGCGGCAAGGTCATCCTGCTCGGCGAGCACGCGGTGGTGTACGGGGTGCCGGCCATCGCAGCGGGCATCGAACGCGGCGCCGAGGCCAGCGCCCAGCACGCGGAGGTCTCTCTGCTCTGGCTCGGCGAAGCACGCATCAGTGCAGCCGACGACAGCGACCTCGGTCGCGCGTTCGCCGCGCTCGTGCGCGAGCTCGGGGCCGCGCCCGCCGTGGTGCGAGCGACCTCTGAGCTGCCGGTCGGCGCGGGTCTGGGCTCCTCGGCGGCGCTCGGGGTCGCCATCGCTCGCGCCGTGCTCGAGCTCGGGGGTGGCGGACCGGAAGCGCGCGTGCTCGCCGCCGCGTCGGCCTGGGAGCGCGTGTTCCACGGCAACCCGTCGGGGATCGACACGGCAGCTGCGGCCCACGGAGGCTGCATCTGGTACACCAAGCAGGGCGGCACCGAGCCGCTGGCGCTCGGCTCGACGCTCACGCTGGCCATCGCCGTGGCGGGCCCGCCGGCGAGCACCAAGGCCATGGTCGAGTCGGTGGCGCGGCTCGGGGAGCGCCGCCCCGAGGTGTTCCGGAAGTCGCTGGCGGGCATCGAGTCGCTGGTGAAGAACGCTCGCCTGGCGCTCGAGGCCGGTGACGTGACGGGGCTCGGTCGCTTGCTCGACTTGAACCAGATGTTGCTCTCCGGCCTGATGGTGTCGACGGAGGAGATCGAGACCGCCTGTCGCGTCGCGCGAGAGGCCGGGGCGCTCGGCGCGAAGCTGACCGGGGCGGGCGGGGGCGGCGCGGTGATCGCGCTCTGCGAGGCCGATCCCGAGCCAGTGCTGGACGCCTGGCGGCGCCAGGGTCTCACCTGCTTCAGCACCCGCGTCGCGGCGAGGGTTGGTGGCACATGA
- a CDS encoding polyprenyl synthetase family protein, producing MNPFTSLLTAVKRDVDSRLAGYLDEHLAAAKAFGPGVTEMVSALRDLTLRGGKRARAALLVAGYRAASTGASLEPALDAGVALELLHAYFLVHDDWMDHDETRRGGPSVHAALARRLRSREKGEASAILAGDYAVALAADALARVDVAPERMGRVLGCFAEMQLAAVTGQQLDLLANAADVEKVYELKTGSYTIRGPLRMGALMAGGSARLLTALDRFALPVGIAYQLRDDLLGVFGDPKATGKPFGSDLRAGKNTVVLLTALKRARGRDHRLLKAVIGNARATKAELEQAVDVIERSGARELVEKRIEELTASALEALQAGRLPPSGALLLEGAARVLTLRRN from the coding sequence ATGAACCCCTTCACCTCCCTCCTGACCGCGGTGAAGCGAGACGTGGACTCGCGCCTGGCGGGTTACCTCGACGAGCACCTGGCAGCCGCCAAGGCCTTCGGGCCCGGAGTCACCGAGATGGTGTCCGCGCTGCGCGATCTCACCCTGCGCGGCGGCAAGCGCGCGCGGGCGGCCCTCTTGGTGGCTGGCTACCGTGCCGCGAGCACGGGCGCCAGCCTCGAGCCCGCGCTGGATGCCGGGGTCGCGCTCGAGCTCCTGCACGCCTACTTCCTGGTGCACGACGACTGGATGGATCACGACGAGACCCGGCGTGGCGGACCGAGCGTCCACGCGGCGCTGGCGCGCCGGCTGCGGTCGCGGGAAAAGGGCGAGGCCTCGGCGATCTTGGCCGGAGACTACGCGGTCGCGCTGGCCGCGGACGCGCTGGCGCGCGTGGACGTCGCCCCCGAGCGCATGGGCCGCGTGCTCGGCTGCTTCGCGGAGATGCAATTGGCGGCGGTTACCGGGCAGCAGCTCGATCTGTTGGCCAACGCTGCCGACGTCGAGAAGGTCTACGAGCTCAAGACCGGCAGCTACACCATCCGCGGACCGTTGCGCATGGGCGCGCTGATGGCGGGGGGCAGCGCGCGCCTCTTGACGGCGCTGGATCGCTTCGCGCTCCCCGTCGGCATCGCCTATCAGCTGCGCGACGACCTTCTGGGAGTCTTCGGCGATCCGAAGGCGACCGGCAAGCCTTTCGGCAGCGATCTGCGCGCCGGCAAGAACACCGTCGTGCTGCTCACGGCGCTCAAGCGCGCTCGCGGCCGGGACCATCGCCTGCTCAAGGCGGTGATCGGCAACGCGAGGGCCACGAAGGCGGAGCTCGAGCAGGCCGTGGACGTCATCGAACGCAGCGGTGCCCGAGAGCTCGTCGAGAAGCGGATCGAAGAGCTCACCGCCTCCGCGCTCGAGGCGCTCCAAGCTGGCCGCCTGCCGCCCAGCGGGGCCCTGCTGCTCGAGGGTGCCGCTCGCGTGCTCACCCTCAGGCGAAACTGA
- a CDS encoding type 2 isopentenyl-diphosphate Delta-isomerase, with translation MSEIGKRKDDHLDLAATGDVGFHRTTTLFEAIRFVHDALPELSMDEIDTSVSVLGKTLRAPILIAGMTGGTERAERINRELGALAEARGYAFGLGSQRAMHKDPSVAPTYAVREVAPNVLLLGNVGLVQATRMSTDEVAELVRAVGADALCLHLNPAQEAVQPGGDRDFRGGLETIARLVAELPVPVVVKETGCGISAGVARRLRAAGALHVDVSGAGGTSWVAVETQRSDPTRRALGETFWEWGIPTAASLGLCSGFGFQTVFATGGVATGLDVAKAVALGASAAGLARPVLKALESGGAEGASAFFERIEAELRTAMLLVGAKSLGLLRRAPRVVSPELSAWLTQAG, from the coding sequence ATGAGCGAGATCGGCAAGCGCAAGGACGACCACCTCGACCTCGCGGCCACCGGCGACGTCGGCTTCCACCGCACCACCACCCTGTTCGAGGCCATCCGCTTCGTGCACGACGCGCTGCCCGAGCTCTCGATGGACGAGATCGACACCTCGGTCAGCGTGCTGGGCAAGACGCTCCGCGCGCCGATCTTGATCGCCGGGATGACCGGCGGCACCGAGCGCGCAGAGCGCATCAACCGCGAGCTGGGAGCGCTGGCCGAGGCTCGCGGCTACGCCTTCGGCCTGGGCAGCCAGCGCGCGATGCACAAGGACCCGTCGGTCGCGCCGACCTACGCCGTGCGGGAGGTCGCGCCGAACGTGCTGCTCCTCGGAAACGTCGGCTTGGTTCAGGCCACCCGCATGTCCACCGACGAGGTCGCCGAGCTCGTCCGAGCCGTCGGCGCCGACGCCCTGTGCTTGCACCTGAACCCCGCCCAAGAAGCCGTGCAACCCGGCGGAGATCGCGATTTTCGCGGTGGCCTCGAGACCATCGCGCGCCTGGTGGCGGAGCTGCCCGTGCCCGTGGTGGTGAAGGAGACCGGCTGCGGCATCTCGGCGGGCGTGGCGCGGAGGCTCCGTGCCGCGGGGGCGCTGCACGTGGATGTCTCCGGGGCCGGCGGAACGAGCTGGGTTGCCGTCGAGACCCAACGCTCCGACCCAACCCGCCGCGCGCTCGGCGAGACCTTCTGGGAGTGGGGCATTCCGACCGCAGCCAGTCTCGGGCTGTGCAGCGGGTTTGGCTTCCAGACCGTGTTCGCGACCGGCGGCGTCGCGACCGGGCTCGACGTCGCCAAGGCGGTGGCGCTCGGTGCCAGCGCCGCGGGTCTGGCGAGACCCGTGCTGAAGGCGCTCGAGAGCGGCGGCGCGGAGGGCGCGAGCGCGTTCTTCGAGCGCATCGAGGCGGAGCTCCGCACCGCCATGCTGCTGGTCGGGGCGAAGTCGCTCGGCTTGCTCCGTCGCGCGCCGCGCGTCGTCTCGCCGGAGCTCTCGGCTTGGCTCACCCAAGCCGGTTGA
- a CDS encoding thioredoxin — translation MFLERQTFAGILVLLASSACDDPPPKPEPRQPPPGRVELVQASAGADALATIAREAARAQRDGKKLVVYVGAPWCEPCVRFHDAAAAGRLDQTFPELRLLEFDRDRDEAELGKAGCLSRLIPLFARPSPEGRCSERRIEGSIKGEGAVAEITPRLRGLLE, via the coding sequence GTGTTCCTCGAGAGGCAGACCTTCGCGGGAATTCTGGTCCTGCTCGCGTCCTCGGCTTGTGACGACCCGCCGCCGAAGCCGGAGCCGCGTCAGCCGCCTCCGGGCAGGGTCGAGCTCGTCCAGGCAAGCGCCGGAGCCGACGCCCTGGCGACGATCGCGCGCGAGGCCGCCCGCGCCCAGCGCGACGGCAAGAAGCTGGTCGTGTATGTCGGCGCGCCGTGGTGCGAGCCCTGCGTGCGCTTCCACGACGCTGCGGCTGCGGGTCGTCTCGACCAGACCTTTCCCGAGCTGCGCTTGCTCGAGTTCGATCGCGACCGCGACGAGGCCGAGCTCGGCAAGGCCGGCTGTCTCTCGCGCCTGATCCCGCTGTTCGCGCGACCGAGCCCCGAGGGTCGCTGCTCGGAGCGACGCATCGAGGGTTCGATCAAAGGCGAAGGTGCAGTGGCCGAGATCACGCCGCGGCTGCGCGGGCTCCTCGAGTGA
- a CDS encoding UbiA family prenyltransferase has translation MSAALRILLDVVVFRLRRLEMANLAGAVSVMVALRLPIADVAVRTGFALLLNLLAYLTNDYCDLERDLETGRAEAKTRFLAEHRRAALGVQIGLGALLSVLALAWSPGLLLALVLGEGLCWLYSAKVKRVAYADVLVMAVCGGAMALCAVPLDRPLGWLLVAELGLFSGAFELIQVLRDRREDADIGVVTTAVKLGERTTLALLRVWMLLTAAFATLFLHRYVGPALALAVLVPYGQSGAKTYWNRVRLVFGLVWLGIIATTTLEGRSDGLLTQVAVVASRSLP, from the coding sequence ATGTCGGCCGCGCTGCGCATCCTGCTCGACGTCGTCGTCTTCCGGCTGCGCCGGCTCGAGATGGCGAACCTGGCGGGGGCCGTGTCGGTCATGGTCGCGCTCAGGTTGCCCATCGCCGACGTGGCGGTCCGCACGGGCTTCGCGCTCTTGCTCAACCTGCTGGCGTACCTGACCAACGACTACTGCGATCTGGAGCGCGACCTCGAGACGGGCCGCGCCGAGGCGAAGACGCGCTTCCTAGCGGAGCACCGGCGCGCCGCGCTCGGCGTGCAGATCGGGCTCGGCGCGCTGCTCTCTGTGCTCGCGCTCGCTTGGAGCCCCGGTCTGCTCCTGGCTCTGGTCCTGGGCGAGGGGCTGTGCTGGCTCTACTCGGCGAAGGTCAAGCGCGTGGCGTACGCGGACGTCTTGGTGATGGCGGTGTGCGGCGGCGCGATGGCGCTCTGCGCCGTGCCCCTCGACCGCCCGCTGGGCTGGCTCCTGGTCGCCGAGCTCGGCCTGTTCTCGGGAGCGTTCGAGCTGATCCAGGTGCTGCGGGACCGGCGCGAGGACGCCGACATCGGCGTCGTGACCACGGCGGTGAAGCTGGGGGAGCGCACGACGCTCGCGCTGCTCCGGGTCTGGATGCTCCTGACCGCTGCGTTCGCCACGCTCTTCTTGCACCGTTACGTGGGTCCCGCGCTGGCGCTCGCGGTCCTGGTTCCCTACGGGCAGAGCGGCGCGAAGACCTACTGGAATCGGGTGCGTCTGGTCTTCGGCCTGGTGTGGCTCGGCATCATCGCGACGACGACGCTCGAAGGTCGAAGCGACGGGCTCCTGACTCAGGTCGCCGTGGTAGCCTCGCGATCGCTGCCATGA
- a CDS encoding protein kinase, with product MTFLPASGEVFAGRYRIDGRLGQGGHGAVFRAADLEGGGVVALKLLLPEQLDGVGRDRFRREAELGERLANPHSVRLHDWGEDAHGLPYIAFELLEGRSLGRFLEERGPQPAEVVARVARAMLEALADAHELGMIHRDIKPANVFLCDYAGSHDFVKVLDFGIAKRSGRDATQLTATDVVVGTARYMAPEQLRGEEVTPATDLYSVGLVMAEMLAGAPVFRGSTIEVCLAQVSSDPVPLSERVLSSSLGPAIVRATDKHPGRRFATARAMLEALPSATPRTLIDDPDGETAVMGPPPALAAVPTSTPAFQAPLGSSPVFAAVPTSAPVYPSVPPGSSPVFAAVPTSAPVYPSLPPGSLAPQRSSASGPWALGLVAAFLLLAALIAAGAWLVASPTTPEEPPPMPSARQRGR from the coding sequence ATGACCTTCCTGCCGGCTAGCGGCGAGGTATTCGCCGGTCGATACCGCATCGACGGTCGGCTGGGGCAGGGGGGCCACGGCGCGGTGTTCCGGGCCGCCGATCTCGAGGGTGGTGGTGTGGTCGCGCTGAAGCTGCTCTTGCCCGAGCAGCTCGACGGCGTCGGGCGCGATCGCTTCCGCCGCGAAGCCGAGCTGGGGGAACGTCTCGCCAATCCGCACAGCGTCCGCCTGCACGATTGGGGCGAGGACGCACATGGGCTGCCCTACATCGCGTTCGAGCTCCTGGAAGGGCGCTCGCTCGGGCGCTTCCTGGAGGAGCGGGGCCCGCAGCCGGCCGAGGTCGTTGCGCGTGTGGCCCGCGCGATGCTCGAGGCGCTCGCCGACGCGCACGAGCTCGGGATGATTCACCGCGACATCAAGCCCGCCAACGTCTTCTTGTGCGACTACGCCGGCAGTCACGACTTCGTGAAGGTCCTGGACTTCGGCATCGCGAAGCGCTCCGGGCGCGACGCGACCCAGCTCACCGCCACCGACGTCGTGGTCGGGACGGCGCGCTACATGGCCCCCGAGCAGCTTCGGGGTGAGGAGGTGACGCCGGCCACCGACCTCTACTCGGTCGGCCTGGTCATGGCGGAGATGCTCGCCGGGGCGCCGGTGTTCCGCGGCTCCACCATCGAGGTGTGCCTCGCGCAAGTGTCCTCCGACCCAGTCCCGCTCTCGGAGCGAGTGCTGAGCTCGTCCCTCGGGCCGGCCATCGTCCGCGCGACCGACAAGCACCCCGGGCGACGTTTCGCGACGGCGCGCGCCATGCTGGAGGCGTTGCCGTCGGCGACACCGCGCACGCTGATCGACGATCCGGACGGCGAGACCGCCGTGATGGGTCCGCCTCCGGCGCTGGCGGCAGTCCCGACTTCGACCCCGGCGTTCCAAGCGCCGCTCGGCTCCTCACCGGTGTTCGCCGCGGTGCCGACATCGGCGCCGGTCTACCCGTCGGTGCCCCCGGGCTCCTCGCCCGTCTTCGCCGCGGTGCCGACGTCGGCACCGGTCTACCCGTCGCTGCCGCCGGGCTCGCTGGCGCCCCAGCGCAGCAGCGCATCGGGTCCGTGGGCCTTGGGGCTGGTGGCCGCGTTCCTGCTGCTCGCCGCGCTGATCGCGGCCGGGGCCTGGCTCGTCGCGTCGCCGACCACCCCCGAAGAGCCGCCGCCGATGCCTTCCGCGCGTCAGCGCGGGCGCTGA
- a CDS encoding GNAT family N-acetyltransferase, protein MNLRLDRLAQRLETERLVLRAFEPGDAPALFELVQASRAHLDPWLLWPGRMSSLEAVEAWAARPYDGSESNRLGVFTKDRNELLGAAGLRARSLEPGSSWLYVDVSYWLGPHALGQGYATEAARRLAEHAFDDLDAPRVEIRTEPHNERSNRVAERLGFRFEGVLRAVGQRRGRPADLALFALIAGERDVLRSVQRPR, encoded by the coding sequence ATGAACTTGCGCCTCGATCGCCTGGCCCAGCGGCTCGAGACCGAGCGCCTCGTGCTGCGCGCGTTCGAGCCCGGCGACGCTCCCGCGCTCTTCGAGCTCGTCCAGGCGAGCCGCGCCCACCTCGACCCCTGGCTGCTCTGGCCGGGACGCATGAGCTCGCTCGAGGCGGTCGAAGCGTGGGCCGCCCGCCCGTACGACGGTAGCGAGAGCAACCGCCTGGGAGTGTTCACCAAAGACCGAAACGAGCTCTTGGGGGCGGCAGGCCTTCGAGCACGGAGCCTGGAGCCGGGCAGCAGCTGGTTGTACGTGGACGTGAGCTACTGGCTCGGGCCCCACGCTCTCGGGCAGGGCTACGCAACGGAAGCAGCCCGCCGCCTGGCAGAGCACGCCTTCGACGACCTCGACGCGCCGCGCGTGGAGATCCGCACCGAGCCCCACAACGAGCGCAGCAATCGCGTCGCGGAGCGCCTCGGTTTCCGGTTCGAGGGGGTGCTGCGCGCGGTCGGCCAGCGCCGCGGTCGGCCCGCCGACTTGGCGCTGTTCGCGCTGATCGCGGGCGAGCGTGACGTGCTCCGCTCGGTTCAGCGCCCGCGCTGA